One part of the Bradyrhizobium sp. CB1650 genome encodes these proteins:
- a CDS encoding carbohydrate ABC transporter permease: MSTLAVDKAGPTRKVKYGSMSRDRAWALRWSYFFLVLFAIFFLTPPIYMLITSLKSSAEISAATNPWWVFHPTLSNYVELLTSNQFLRFFWNSSVVAIAVVIITMLISIPAAFALARMKFWGSATLATGVFLTYLIPDSLLFIPLFKMLAVFQDYTGITLLNRWYVLLFIYPTLTVPFCTWIMIGYFASIPKELDEAALIDGASWLQTLTRIFIPVALPGLIAATIFAFTVSWAQFLYPLVFTTSVDQFVLPVGITTTLIKGDVFNWGQIMTGALLGAAPPLIIYAFLMDYYIAGLTAGATKG; this comes from the coding sequence ATGAGCACGCTCGCAGTCGACAAGGCCGGCCCCACCCGCAAGGTCAAGTATGGCAGCATGAGCCGCGACCGCGCCTGGGCGCTGCGCTGGTCCTATTTCTTCCTGGTGCTGTTCGCGATCTTCTTCCTGACGCCGCCGATCTACATGCTGATCACTTCGCTCAAGAGCAGTGCGGAAATATCGGCAGCGACCAACCCCTGGTGGGTGTTCCATCCGACGCTATCGAACTATGTCGAGCTCCTGACATCGAACCAGTTTTTGCGCTTCTTCTGGAATTCCTCGGTCGTGGCGATCGCGGTCGTGATCATCACCATGCTGATCAGCATCCCCGCGGCGTTCGCGCTGGCGCGGATGAAGTTCTGGGGCTCGGCGACGCTCGCCACGGGCGTCTTCCTCACCTACCTGATTCCGGACAGCCTCTTGTTCATTCCGCTGTTCAAGATGCTCGCGGTGTTTCAGGACTATACCGGCATCACGCTGCTCAACAGATGGTACGTGCTGCTGTTCATCTATCCGACCCTGACGGTGCCGTTCTGCACCTGGATCATGATCGGCTATTTCGCATCGATCCCGAAGGAGCTGGATGAGGCCGCCCTGATCGACGGTGCCTCCTGGCTCCAGACCTTGACGCGGATCTTCATTCCCGTCGCGCTGCCCGGCCTGATCGCGGCGACCATCTTCGCCTTCACGGTGTCCTGGGCCCAGTTCCTCTATCCCCTGGTGTTCACGACCTCCGTGGACCAATTCGTGCTGCCGGTTGGCATCACCACCACGCTGATCAAGGGCGACGTGTTCAACTGGGGTCAGATCATGACCGGCGCGCTGCTCGGCGCGGCACCGCCGCTGATCATCTACGCCTTCCTGATGGACTACTACATTGCCGGCCTGACCGCCGGCGCGACAAAGGGTTGA